One genomic segment of Clostridium estertheticum subsp. estertheticum includes these proteins:
- a CDS encoding cyclodeaminase/cyclohydrolase family protein: MLLVDKSVREFIDQTSQNCPVPGGGSIAALSGASAAALVSMVASLTIGKKGYDDSEVMMKEVYEQANKYKEKFIEYIDADSESFHGVMDAFKLPKNNDEEKATRKEIIQNALKYASETPYKIAESAYRLMEYSEIAVEHGNKNAVTDAAVSAMMARSAVLSALYNVKINLASINDSEFVATFEKKVSALETNVVEREKRILSKVVI, encoded by the coding sequence ATGTTATTAGTTGATAAAAGTGTTAGAGAATTCATTGATCAAACTTCTCAAAATTGTCCTGTCCCAGGAGGGGGAAGTATTGCGGCACTATCAGGTGCATCTGCGGCAGCTCTTGTTTCAATGGTTGCAAGTTTAACCATTGGCAAAAAGGGTTATGACGATAGTGAAGTTATGATGAAAGAAGTTTATGAACAAGCAAATAAATATAAAGAAAAGTTTATAGAATATATTGATGCAGATTCAGAATCTTTTCATGGTGTAATGGATGCCTTCAAATTACCAAAAAACAATGATGAAGAAAAAGCTACAAGAAAAGAAATTATCCAAAATGCATTAAAGTATGCATCAGAGACCCCATACAAAATAGCAGAAAGTGCATATAGACTTATGGAATATTCAGAAATAGCAGTAGAACATGGAAATAAAAATGCAGTAACAGATGCTGCTGTGTCAGCTATGATGGCAAGAAGTGCAGTTCTATCAGCTCTTTACAATGTGAAAATAAATTTAGCCTCAATAAATGATAGTGAGTTTGTAGCTACATTTGAAAAAAAAGTATCAGCTCTTGAAACAAATGTAGTTGAGCGAGAAAAACGCATACTTAGTAAAGTAGTTATATAA
- the hutG gene encoding formimidoylglutamase: MFDKNYKITNEGVWQGRTDSESNYDAFRWHQCVKIIDLKRDDLILYTGKLGFAFIGFCCDEGVRRNGGRTGAANGPKSIRKELSNLPCDFSKEVKLFDVGDICCEDCTLEESQDLLSKAIKKVLSLNLFPIVLGGGHEVAFGNYMGTLDYLSQRSKKPNIGIINFDAHFDLRPCTQVTSSGTMFRQIADICIKRELEYSYLCIGVQKHSNTIDLFKTADTLGVKYMLAKDIIDNDNWKLMEDIDDFIKLKDYLYVTICSDVFSTAFAPGVSSSQPLGLDPERVLKFLKYILRSNKVVSFDIAEVSPRFDQDDVTANLAAVLIFSVVNTICGINRLSASSY, encoded by the coding sequence ATGTTTGATAAAAATTATAAAATAACAAATGAAGGGGTTTGGCAGGGACGAACTGATAGTGAAAGCAATTATGATGCTTTTAGATGGCATCAATGTGTAAAGATAATAGATTTAAAGAGAGATGATTTAATTCTCTATACAGGAAAACTAGGATTCGCTTTTATTGGTTTTTGTTGTGATGAAGGCGTAAGGCGTAATGGAGGTAGGACAGGAGCAGCTAATGGTCCCAAAAGCATAAGAAAAGAATTATCCAATTTGCCATGTGATTTTTCAAAGGAAGTAAAACTTTTTGATGTAGGAGATATATGCTGTGAGGACTGTACTCTTGAAGAAAGTCAAGATCTATTATCGAAAGCAATCAAAAAGGTTTTGAGCTTAAATCTTTTCCCTATTGTTTTGGGTGGTGGTCACGAAGTCGCTTTTGGAAATTATATGGGTACATTAGATTACTTATCACAAAGGAGCAAAAAGCCCAATATCGGGATAATAAATTTTGATGCCCACTTTGATTTGAGACCTTGTACACAAGTAACCAGCTCCGGAACAATGTTTAGACAAATTGCAGATATTTGTATAAAGAGAGAACTTGAATATTCTTATCTATGTATTGGAGTTCAAAAACACAGTAACACTATAGACCTTTTTAAAACAGCTGATACACTTGGAGTTAAATATATGCTTGCAAAGGATATTATAGATAATGACAATTGGAAGCTGATGGAAGATATAGATGACTTTATAAAATTAAAAGATTATCTATATGTAACTATATGCTCCGATGTATTTTCTACAGCTTTTGCACCAGGAGTAAGTTCATCACAGCCACTTGGGTTAGATCCGGAACGTGTATTAAAGTTTCTTAAATACATTTTAAGGTCAAATAAGGTAGTAAGTTTTGATATAGCTGAGGTATCACCAAGATTTGATCAAGATGATGTTACAGCGAATTTGGCCGCTGTATTAATTTTTTCTGTTGTCAATACCATTTGTGGAATAAATAGGTTGTCGGCTTCTTCTTATTGA
- a CDS encoding MBL fold metallo-hydrolase yields MKIIALKFYKNGEMREAFALGGSMKKEDVDQNKVYPASLQNYLIDTGKELILVDTGLPVETAPFERTPNQMLYMGDKIADFAAALKNVGYKPSDIDKVVITHKHPDHSGELRLFNDSKIYISETEANDMKLDSKNIIKVNFKDGKYKNFDSSQIIADGIIMLPAPGHTNGNSIVVVEDNALYYMIHGDITYTDEALRRNELSVVFEDKDLAAKSLSKVREFIKQNDTVYLSTHTPEGVNSLEKKLVMKL; encoded by the coding sequence ATGAAAATTATAGCTTTAAAATTTTATAAAAATGGCGAGATGAGGGAGGCGTTTGCACTAGGCGGCTCTATGAAGAAGGAAGATGTTGACCAAAATAAAGTATACCCAGCTAGTTTACAGAATTATTTAATAGATACAGGAAAAGAACTTATTTTAGTAGATACAGGACTTCCAGTTGAAACAGCACCTTTTGAACGAACTCCAAATCAAATGTTATACATGGGAGATAAAATTGCTGATTTTGCAGCCGCTCTAAAAAATGTTGGATATAAACCTTCTGATATTGATAAAGTTGTAATTACTCATAAACATCCTGATCATTCTGGAGAGCTGAGATTATTTAATGACTCTAAAATTTATATATCCGAAACTGAAGCAAATGATATGAAATTGGATTCAAAGAATATAATTAAAGTTAATTTTAAGGATGGTAAATATAAAAACTTTGACAGTAGTCAGATAATAGCTGATGGGATTATAATGTTACCTGCCCCTGGTCATACTAATGGAAATTCCATAGTTGTTGTAGAAGATAATGCATTGTATTACATGATTCATGGGGATATAACATACACAGATGAGGCCTTAAGAAGAAATGAACTCTCGGTTGTATTCGAGGATAAAGACTTAGCCGCTAAAAGTTTATCAAAGGTTAGAGAATTTATTAAGCAAAATGATACAGTTTATTTATCAACTCATACTCCTGAAGGTGTCAATTCTTTGGAGAAAAAATTGGTTATGAAATTATAA
- a CDS encoding iron-containing alcohol dehydrogenase: MLNFNYSIQTEIFFGKNKINKLAENVKKYGSKVLLVYGGGSIKKSGLYGKITDIFNKNEIKFFELSGVEPNPRISSVKKGIEICRENKVDLILAVGGGSVIDCSKVIAAGYYYDGDAWDIVLDPRKISKVLPIATILTLAATGSEMDAGAVITNLETSEKLGTGNKDMAPKFSILDPTYTFSVPANQTAAGTADIMSHIFEVYFSNTNEAFMQNRMAEALLKTCIKYGEIAMSDPTNYEARSNLMWTSSLAINGLLSYGKETEWSVHGMEHELSAFYDITHGVGLAILTPHWMEYALNDNTVNKFVEYGVNVWGLDASCDKYEIAHNAIKKTREHFASLGIPSTLREVGIKEEKLEEMAKQATVRGKLGSFKPLDAQDVLNIYKAAF, encoded by the coding sequence ATGTTAAATTTTAATTATTCAATACAGACAGAAATATTTTTTGGAAAAAATAAAATAAATAAACTTGCAGAAAACGTAAAGAAGTATGGCTCAAAAGTTTTGCTAGTTTACGGTGGTGGTAGCATAAAGAAAAGCGGATTATATGGTAAAATCACAGATATATTTAACAAAAATGAAATAAAATTCTTTGAGTTATCAGGTGTAGAGCCTAACCCAAGAATATCAAGTGTAAAAAAAGGGATTGAAATATGCAGAGAAAATAAAGTAGACCTTATACTTGCGGTAGGTGGAGGAAGTGTAATTGACTGCTCAAAGGTAATAGCAGCTGGCTATTATTATGATGGTGATGCATGGGACATTGTACTTGATCCAAGAAAAATAAGTAAAGTTCTCCCAATTGCAACTATATTAACATTAGCGGCGACTGGTTCTGAAATGGATGCAGGAGCAGTAATTACAAATCTAGAAACTAGTGAAAAATTAGGCACTGGTAATAAAGATATGGCACCTAAGTTTTCAATATTAGACCCTACCTATACATTTTCAGTGCCTGCAAATCAAACAGCAGCAGGTACAGCTGATATCATGAGCCATATTTTTGAAGTGTACTTTAGTAATACAAATGAAGCTTTTATGCAAAATAGAATGGCAGAAGCACTTCTTAAAACTTGTATAAAATATGGAGAAATAGCAATGTCTGACCCTACAAATTATGAAGCAAGATCTAATTTAATGTGGACATCAAGTCTTGCTATAAATGGTTTATTAAGTTATGGAAAAGAAACAGAGTGGAGTGTTCATGGAATGGAGCATGAGTTAAGTGCATTTTATGATATTACTCATGGAGTTGGGCTTGCAATTTTAACACCACATTGGATGGAGTACGCGCTAAATGATAATACAGTAAACAAGTTTGTTGAATATGGAGTTAATGTTTGGGGACTTGATGCTAGTTGTGACAAATATGAAATAGCTCATAATGCTATTAAAAAAACAAGAGAGCACTTTGCATCATTAGGAATACCTTCCACATTAAGAGAAGTTGGAATTAAGGAAGAAAAACTAGAAGAAATGGCAAAACAAGCTACTGTACGTGGAAAACTTGGAAGCTTCAAACCTTTAGATGCACAGGATGTACTAAATATATATAAAGCTGCTTTTTAG
- the mntA gene encoding type VII toxin-antitoxin system MntA family adenylyltransferase antitoxin, producing MKVLELKDTDIDIIKEFLIEKIKPFLIYIFGSYAKGTSHSNSDIDIAFLSDGAFSEYEIFMNAQELACLLNREIDLVDLKKSSTVFKAQVVGTGKTIFCNNDTRRMYFEMYTFKEYALLNEERAVILENIKKRGNIYG from the coding sequence GTGAAAGTTTTGGAACTAAAGGATACAGATATTGATATTATAAAAGAATTTTTAATTGAAAAAATAAAACCATTTCTTATATATATATTTGGGTCATATGCAAAAGGGACCTCACACTCAAATAGTGATATTGATATAGCATTTTTAAGTGATGGAGCTTTTAGTGAATATGAAATATTTATGAATGCACAAGAATTAGCATGTTTGCTTAATAGAGAAATTGATCTTGTAGACTTAAAAAAGTCATCTACAGTATTTAAAGCTCAAGTAGTTGGGACAGGAAAAACAATTTTTTGTAATAATGATACGAGAAGAATGTATTTTGAAATGTATACATTCAAAGAATATGCCTTATTAAATGAAGAACGAGCAGTTATATTAGAGAATATAAAGAAGAGAGGAAATATATATGGGTAA
- the hepT gene encoding type VII toxin-antitoxin system HepT family RNase toxin has protein sequence MGNDVIYNKVEIIERCLIRINEVYDNNTDNLKDYTKQDSIILNIQRVCEACIDLAMHIVSEKKLGIPQNSRDAFEVLCSNGLINSNLMNKLKAMVGFRNIAVHNYQAINLKIVQEIIEKHLSDVSEFSKIIMKKI, from the coding sequence ATGGGTAATGATGTGATTTATAATAAGGTTGAAATTATTGAGAGATGTTTAATAAGAATTAATGAAGTATATGATAACAATACTGATAACCTAAAGGATTATACGAAACAAGATTCTATAATATTAAATATTCAAAGAGTCTGTGAAGCGTGTATAGATTTAGCAATGCACATTGTTTCTGAAAAAAAGTTAGGCATACCACAGAATAGTAGAGATGCTTTTGAGGTTTTGTGTAGTAATGGTTTAATTAACAGTAACTTAATGAATAAGTTAAAAGCTATGGTTGGATTTAGAAACATAGCAGTACATAACTATCAAGCTATTAATTTGAAAATTGTGCAAGAGATTATAGAAAAACATTTAAGTGATGTTAGCGAGTTTTCTAAGATTATTATGAAGAAAATATAA
- a CDS encoding cupin domain-containing protein: protein MYSSQYFINSLNMEPHPEGGFYKSSFDSCENISSNELRTKFEGERILWTSIYFLLRDGEISSFHRLKSDEMWYYHAGSPLSIYMISPNGELITRQLGLNAKNGEVPQFLVPKNYIFGSAMNSSGYSLVGCMVSPGFDFKDFEIFERAGLLNKYPQHKEIIIKLTK from the coding sequence ATGTACTCATCACAATACTTTATTAACTCATTAAATATGGAACCTCATCCTGAAGGTGGTTTTTACAAAAGTAGCTTTGACTCATGTGAAAACATTAGTTCAAATGAATTAAGAACAAAATTTGAGGGTGAAAGAATACTTTGGACTAGCATTTATTTTTTATTAAGAGATGGAGAAATTTCAAGTTTTCATAGATTAAAATCAGATGAAATGTGGTACTATCATGCAGGTTCTCCGCTTTCAATATATATGATAAGTCCAAATGGAGAACTTATTACTAGACAACTAGGTCTTAATGCAAAAAATGGAGAGGTTCCCCAATTTCTAGTACCTAAGAATTATATCTTTGGTTCTGCTATGAATAGCTCAGGTTACTCTCTTGTTGGCTGTATGGTATCCCCTGGATTTGACTTTAAAGACTTTGAAATATTTGAAAGAGCAGGTCTATTAAATAAGTACCCACAACATAAAGAGATAATAATTAAGCTTACAAAATAG
- a CDS encoding serine hydrolase: MLKNILLNYLSDAKLKYSIYIKELNQGKICEINQFKIVPSASIIKLFIMGSTLEKVSTGTLSLKDRITINKKEKVPFSILTLLDDDNSYTINDLILLMIIQSDNTATNKLIDIIGFGSINAFIKKHNFNSSTLQRKMMDNESRLKGIDNLCNISDCALFLELIYNGKLINEEYSKLMVSILTHQLDDSMMKINLPTNITIAHKTGDLDFSKHDVGIVYTSKTDYIFSMFTWEAISDNYAKNLIGNISQITYDYFMNGGEYFENHRY; encoded by the coding sequence ATGCTCAAAAATATTCTTCTAAATTATTTAAGTGATGCTAAATTGAAATATTCAATTTACATTAAGGAACTAAATCAGGGCAAGATTTGTGAAATAAATCAATTTAAAATAGTACCCTCAGCTTCCATAATAAAACTTTTTATCATGGGGTCAACTTTAGAAAAAGTATCCACTGGGACCTTATCTTTAAAAGATAGGATAACTATAAATAAAAAAGAAAAAGTTCCATTTAGTATCTTAACTCTTCTTGACGATGATAATTCATATACTATAAATGATTTAATTTTATTAATGATTATACAAAGTGACAATACAGCAACTAACAAACTCATTGATATCATAGGTTTCGGTTCTATTAATGCTTTCATAAAAAAGCATAATTTTAACAGCTCTACGCTGCAAAGAAAGATGATGGACAATGAATCTAGACTTAAGGGCATTGACAATTTATGCAATATTTCTGATTGCGCTCTATTCCTAGAACTTATCTATAATGGTAAACTAATTAATGAAGAATATAGTAAACTCATGGTAAGTATATTAACTCACCAGTTAGACGATTCAATGATGAAGATTAATTTACCTACTAATATTACTATAGCCCATAAAACTGGAGATTTAGACTTTTCAAAACATGATGTTGGTATTGTATATACATCTAAAACCGATTATATTTTTTCTATGTTTACCTGGGAAGCTATCAGTGATAATTACGCAAAAAACTTAATAGGCAATATTTCTCAAATAACTTATGATTATTTTATGAATGGAGGAGAATATTTTGAAAATCACCGATATTGA